The DNA segment AATTCCTGGGATTGGTAAAGCAACATTCACTATTGAGAACTTTATCAATGTCACTGGCACCTCGCAAAATGACACGATTATCGGCAACAGTGCTGATAACCTGTTAGTTGGCGGTTCCGGAAATGACACGCTAATTGGCGGTTCCGGAAATGACAGGTTAGTTGGCGGTGATGGAAATGACGTGCTAACTGGCGGTTCCGGAAATGACAGGTTAGTTGGCGGTGATGGAAATGACGTGCTAACTGGCGGTTCCGGAAATGACAAGCTAACTGGCGGTTCCGGAAATGACTGGTTTACCTTCAATTCCAAAAACGAAGGGATTGATACTATCAGTGACTTCGATGTGCATCGTGACCTGATCCGAGTAGATGACCGAGGCTTTGGTGGTCGATTGCGGCGAGGCACACTGGATTCTAGTAAATTCACCCTCGGTTCAAGAGCTCGAGATAGTAACGATCGCTTTATCTATAATAAATCGACAGGAGACCTTTTCTTTGATACTGATGGCACAGGTAGGAGCGCACAAGTACAAATTGCGAAGCTCTCCAGTGGACTGAATTTATCCGCTAGTGACATTGTTGTTTTCTAGAACCGATTCATAAGAAAAGAGTGGCAGGATGGCAGCCTCGAAAATTAAATCGGGGCTTGACACCAATGCGGCTCATTGATTGCCCTAACTGGGATATATGAAAAGAAAGTTTCTCCCGCCATAGTTGCTGTAGTGGCTCGGCACACCTAAGCAAGGTGGATTAGAATTGTAGGGGCGCACAGTGTGCGCCCTTTTACTGCACCCATCTGCGCCCGATATCACCGCCAAATCGCTTTATGCAGATGGAAAGTCCATGACTGGGGGCGCGAGCATTCAGTCAGAGCGCACGTCTGTGCGCCCCTACGGATTTGTGATAGGGTCATCCTCATCAATGGGATGCGATCGCACTTTGTGTCGTCCTGTGCGTGTTAAACTGTTCGGCATTTAAACCATAATGTTAGGAACTGCGAAATCCTTGTGGTGCAACTATCTTGATCATTGCCCATTCCCAATTTAAATGCATAACAGCTTCATCTGTTTGATTCATAAACTAGTGGCGTGACACAGCTAAAATTGTGGAATAGATTTTGCGGTGAAACCGGGCGCACGCCATGCGCCCCTACAGGATTTGTGATGTTGTCATCCTGATCAATAGGATGCGATCGCGCCCAATAGAGAGGAAAACCAAAAACATTGTCGGGCATACTTAATCGTTGAGTATAATGGATAACATTATCAACGATAATGCGATGAATATGGGCTGTTCAACAGCAATCCAAACCATTGAAGACTTGCGCGATCGCCGGGATGAACTAATTGCCATTTTTACCAAACATGGCGCTCACAGTGTTCGAGTATTTGGCTCTGTGGCACGAGGGGAAGCAACCGAACAGAGCGATATTGATTTTTTGATTGATTATGATCGAAACTGCACGAGTGCTTGGTTTCCCGGCGGATTGATCAATGATTTAGAGTCTTACTTAAACAGTAAGGTAGACATTACGACGACTCGGGGTTTAAATCCACTCATTGCTGAGAATGTATGCCAAGAGGCTATCGAACTATAAATTAGGTAAGAATCTGGACAATCTATTAACCAAGTGCAAGCTATCAATTCCTACCAAATTTCACTCATGTCTAATACAAAACCTGGAAGCACCATCTCGCCAGATAGGGTTTCCGGATTCTGTAAACAGTCCTGAGAACCATCCTGACGATAAATATAAACTTGGCGACCACTACGGTCAATCAGCCAACCCAATTGGATGCCCAAACGTACCCACTCCTCCATCTTTTTTTGTAAGGATTTCAATGTATCACTGGGAGAGCGTAATTCCACCACAAAATCCGGGCAAATCGGCGGAAATTTTTGCTGCTGTTCCGGGGTTAAAGCATTCCAGCGTTCTAATCGCACCCAAGCCGCATCCGGTGACATGGGATCTTTGGTGGCTCCTCGAATCCGAAATCCGGTGCTAGAGTCAAACCCAATCCCGGTTTTATCCTGTTTTACCCATGAACCAAGTTGAACGATTAGGGAAAAATTGCGATTTCCTGTTTCTCCCCCCGCTGGCGTCATAATCCAAATTTCTCCGGTTTTGAGGTTACGTTCTAATCGCAAATCATGGTTGATTTGGCACAGTTCAAAAAACTGGTCATCGCTGAGTTGAATTGAGGGTGGCAGGGTCAACACTAAAGGCGAGGAAAGCATCATTTGTCATTTGTCATTGGTCATTGGTCATTGGTCATTGGTCATCGTAACATTATAGTTCTTCCGGACTTCAGAATCCTGGCATTGCCTCAGACGACGCCCAAAAACATTGGGTTGAGCTTTGATAATTTCATTGGTAGGACTTACGCAAAGCCTCTATTTGTAGGGTGTGTTAGCGAAGCGTAACGCACCTTAACCACTAAGCTGTCATGCATTTTAATTGGGAATGGGTAGCGAGCAAGATGCTCACAGTACAAGGATTTCGCCATTATTGACATTAAGGAAGGTTTAAATGCCGAACAGCTTATAGCGCTACGAGAGGAGTCAAAAGTCAAAAGTTGACTACTGTCGCTTCTTTCAATAACTTTTTTTAGTAAGCTGTATAGCCCCCTATTACAATCCTATTCTTGACTAAGTTTAACCCAAAATATTCAACAATTCAATAGGGAAGGAGAGCGATATTCTGCTTTTAAAAATCAGTAACTTTAAAAGACACCATGACGCGATTCGCTAACGCGATAGCGAGAGCTTCACGCACAGATAGACCACAAACTTTGCAGTTTTCTGCAATCTGATTGTCCGAATCTTGCCAAGTGCCTTGTTGATTTACGCCATTAAATTTGCAGATAAGGGTATATCCTTACATAAACCTGGCTTGTATTATGGAAGTAATGACTGGAATCTAATAATTTGAAATCAATGAAACATCTGAATAAAACTCTGGGAACTATTGCCTTTGCTACCTTGGCGTTGGGTTATACTAATGTCGCTAATGCTGCCACTGTAACCACATCAGGAACCTGGTCAAATCCTCAAGGAACTGCTGCTGACGTTATGAATAACGGGAACACTATCTCTTGGGGAAATCCGGCTAACACATCTAGTGATCAAAGTTCATACGTTTTCGATGGCAACGGTGGCGTCGAAGTAGATGACACAACGTTTCAAGTCTTCAAACTTGGCACATTTACTCATGACAACTTCCCGATTACACAAGGCGACTTCCTAGGTGCTACGTTGACATTGAATCTAGATATCGATGGGCAAGTGAGTCAAGGCTTTACATTTGATTTCGCTCACAATGAAACTCTTAACGAGACTCCCTGTGATCCTCAAGGCTCCACGGTATGTCCTGATGTCGTTGATATTCCCAGCGCTATAGGTGAAGAAACGATTTCCTATAATGGAAAGAAATTTCAGCTACAGATTTTAGGCTTTTCAGATACTATTGATGGTCCCAAAGTAACTCAGTTCATCACTGAAGAAGGCATGTCAAACCAAACGATGCTGTTTGGTCAATTGAAGCCAGAGCCAGTTCCAGAGCCTCTGACTATCCTTGGCTCAGCTACAGCTCTAGGCTTTGGAGCATTTTTAAAACGAGAGTCTTCTCGCAAAAAGAATAAAACAAAGCAAGATGTTTAATCAATAAAATATTGATTATAGCAACCGCCATGGCGGTTAGGACACATCATTTATGTTCCAGACGCGCCATGGCGCGTCTCTACAA comes from the Coleofasciculus chthonoplastes PCC 7420 genome and includes:
- a CDS encoding calcium-binding protein; translated protein: MVVKIGGRGNDRLIGGRGNDRLIGGRGNDRLWGGSGNDRLWGGSGNDTLNGGTGIDTADYSNLGQAITLESVGVINKGSAGTDQIQFIEKIIGATGQANAIDGSTGRSKSTSLDIDLSANNLTVNGIPGIGKATFTIENFINVTGTSQNDTIIGNSADNLLVGGSGNDTLIGGSGNDRLVGGDGNDVLTGGSGNDRLVGGDGNDVLTGGSGNDKLTGGSGNDWFTFNSKNEGIDTISDFDVHRDLIRVDDRGFGGRLRRGTLDSSKFTLGSRARDSNDRFIYNKSTGDLFFDTDGTGRSAQVQIAKLSSGLNLSASDIVVF
- a CDS encoding nucleotidyltransferase family protein, whose amino-acid sequence is MGCSTAIQTIEDLRDRRDELIAIFTKHGAHSVRVFGSVARGEATEQSDIDFLIDYDRNCTSAWFPGGLINDLESYLNSKVDITTTRGLNPLIAENVCQEAIEL
- a CDS encoding THxN family PEP-CTERM protein translates to MKHLNKTLGTIAFATLALGYTNVANAATVTTSGTWSNPQGTAADVMNNGNTISWGNPANTSSDQSSYVFDGNGGVEVDDTTFQVFKLGTFTHDNFPITQGDFLGATLTLNLDIDGQVSQGFTFDFAHNETLNETPCDPQGSTVCPDVVDIPSAIGEETISYNGKKFQLQILGFSDTIDGPKVTQFITEEGMSNQTMLFGQLKPEPVPEPLTILGSATALGFGAFLKRESSRKKNKTKQDV
- a CDS encoding Uma2 family endonuclease; translated protein: MLSSPLVLTLPPSIQLSDDQFFELCQINHDLRLERNLKTGEIWIMTPAGGETGNRNFSLIVQLGSWVKQDKTGIGFDSSTGFRIRGATKDPMSPDAAWVRLERWNALTPEQQQKFPPICPDFVVELRSPSDTLKSLQKKMEEWVRLGIQLGWLIDRSGRQVYIYRQDGSQDCLQNPETLSGEMVLPGFVLDMSEIW